In one Bdellovibrio sp. ArHS genomic region, the following are encoded:
- a CDS encoding murein L,D-transpeptidase catalytic domain family protein, whose product MQVTVNKSFYSRFTATLLVASFMILAACAGNGGGDTAALPDDTTEEQIVGNPGASASVPRDASESLSDSQREGILQKYNYVDPTRMVRTEALAKALVYFDANKNNLKNQDFVSVIDFGKNSSEARFYIVSMKTGAVWAIRVAHGKGSDANHDGFAEKFSNTSGAHASSIGFYRTAETYQGGHGLSLRLDGLSTTNSNARARAVVIHGADYVQDTNIKQGRSWGCPAVSMQNLKNVVNYLKGGSLIYAVK is encoded by the coding sequence ATGCAAGTGACTGTTAACAAATCTTTCTATTCCCGTTTTACAGCGACTCTATTGGTAGCTTCTTTTATGATCCTGGCAGCTTGCGCGGGAAATGGTGGTGGAGATACAGCCGCTCTTCCCGATGACACTACAGAGGAACAAATTGTTGGCAATCCGGGAGCCAGCGCTTCAGTACCCCGAGATGCCTCGGAAAGTCTTTCAGACTCGCAACGCGAGGGCATTTTACAAAAATACAACTACGTCGATCCGACGCGCATGGTTCGCACGGAGGCTTTAGCTAAGGCCTTGGTGTATTTTGATGCTAATAAAAACAACCTGAAGAATCAGGATTTTGTTTCGGTGATTGATTTTGGCAAAAATTCTTCAGAGGCGCGCTTCTACATTGTGAGCATGAAGACCGGAGCTGTCTGGGCGATTCGTGTCGCGCATGGAAAAGGCTCTGATGCCAACCATGACGGCTTTGCCGAGAAGTTCAGCAATACTTCAGGGGCCCATGCGAGCTCTATCGGTTTCTATCGCACGGCCGAAACCTATCAGGGCGGTCACGGCTTGTCGCTCCGCCTGGATGGCCTGTCGACAACGAATTCCAATGCCCGGGCACGCGCAGTTGTCATTCATGGCGCGGATTACGTTCAAGACACCAATATCAAGCAGGGGCGAAGCTGGGGATGTCCCGCGGTCTCAATGCAGAATCTTAAAAATGTCGTGAACTATCTTAAAGGCGGCAGTTTGATTTACGCGGTTAAATAA
- a CDS encoding TonB-dependent receptor produces the protein MKYSSLLLSLLMGLSAQAQESIPSFETVVEDVIFNTSNKIVIDEETIRESRAPNITTLLSSQANITVTSTPYQPNSIFIRGGDASHVMILVDGVPFYDASTIQRTFNLNSLDIKSVRRIEIIKGGQTVLYGGQALSGVIKIDTIPAEFKTKTGLQAQIGTQNFRDITAVHTEALDENNAFIMRGHGAWKDAESPVLGSAKTYIRNNWNAEGTYAWKGNIEGNIKAHFLQDLNASPASSRANNALYDTENFEQYTRQIGASSNLRFTQTPWEPRLAISTQNSLRSYDWPVLGPDNPSGTEDDYGANLRSVRLDFTPFKGDELTLTGGLSYIYEDFVYRKKGAEQINTLSEQRGLFLKADYVWNKNYSLALGGRVENWGDQDPVGTYQVGLTLFENTKLEATSGYKIPSLFQLYSSYGNPDLKAENANQYSLMQEWIISDIQNVSVTLFYSEFSNLLLITGTPGNFKYNNVAKSETRGVDVAYTIRPNTASSIVATYGYQEPRDFENDRWLLRRPLVNGSLRYIQGWDNKHSASLEFIAAGTRLDNGATDVISIPGYVTANAAYSYTVNDKLTLYTRLNNLADHRYEETYSYYSEGFNTSVGGEYWF, from the coding sequence GTGAAATACTCAAGCCTGTTATTGTCATTGTTGATGGGACTTTCTGCCCAAGCACAGGAAAGCATTCCCTCCTTCGAAACCGTTGTTGAAGACGTCATCTTTAACACCTCGAACAAAATCGTGATCGATGAAGAAACCATTCGCGAATCGCGCGCACCGAACATCACGACTTTGCTGTCCAGCCAGGCCAATATCACGGTAACTAGCACGCCCTATCAGCCTAATTCCATCTTCATTCGCGGCGGCGATGCAAGCCACGTGATGATTCTTGTGGATGGCGTGCCCTTTTATGATGCCTCAACGATTCAACGCACCTTCAATCTCAATTCTCTGGATATCAAATCGGTGCGCCGTATTGAGATCATCAAGGGTGGTCAAACGGTGCTTTACGGCGGTCAGGCTTTAAGTGGCGTTATTAAGATTGATACAATTCCTGCCGAGTTTAAAACCAAAACAGGCCTGCAGGCGCAGATCGGCACACAGAACTTTCGCGACATCACGGCCGTGCACACCGAAGCACTTGATGAAAACAATGCGTTTATCATGCGTGGCCACGGAGCGTGGAAAGATGCAGAATCACCAGTCTTAGGCTCTGCGAAAACATACATTCGCAATAATTGGAATGCAGAGGGCACCTATGCGTGGAAGGGAAACATTGAAGGAAATATCAAGGCTCATTTTCTTCAGGATCTGAATGCCTCGCCCGCTTCCAGTCGTGCTAACAATGCTCTGTATGACACTGAAAACTTCGAGCAGTACACCCGACAAATCGGCGCTTCGTCCAACCTAAGATTCACGCAGACTCCGTGGGAGCCTCGCTTAGCCATCAGCACGCAAAACAGCTTGCGCAGCTACGACTGGCCGGTTCTTGGCCCCGACAATCCGTCGGGCACTGAAGATGATTACGGCGCCAATTTGCGCTCCGTACGCCTGGACTTCACCCCGTTCAAAGGAGACGAACTTACGCTCACAGGGGGATTGAGTTATATTTACGAGGACTTCGTTTATAGAAAAAAAGGCGCTGAACAAATCAACACCCTTTCAGAACAGCGCGGTCTTTTTCTAAAAGCGGATTATGTCTGGAATAAAAATTATTCGTTGGCTCTCGGTGGCCGCGTGGAAAACTGGGGTGACCAGGACCCTGTCGGCACCTATCAGGTGGGTTTAACGCTTTTTGAAAATACCAAGCTTGAAGCAACCTCGGGGTATAAAATTCCGTCTTTGTTCCAGCTTTACTCCAGTTATGGAAATCCGGATTTGAAAGCCGAAAATGCCAACCAATACAGTTTGATGCAAGAATGGATTATCAGCGACATTCAAAATGTTTCTGTGACCCTTTTCTATTCTGAGTTTTCCAATTTACTCTTAATTACGGGAACCCCCGGAAATTTCAAATACAACAATGTCGCGAAATCAGAAACTCGTGGCGTTGACGTGGCCTATACAATCCGACCGAACACAGCGTCCAGCATTGTCGCTACCTATGGCTATCAAGAACCTCGCGACTTTGAAAACGATCGCTGGTTGTTACGTCGCCCCTTGGTGAATGGAAGCCTGCGATATATTCAAGGCTGGGATAACAAACATTCCGCCTCTTTAGAATTTATTGCTGCGGGAACTCGTTTGGATAATGGTGCAACGGACGTGATTAGCATCCCGGGTTATGTCACAGCCAATGCTGCGTATTCTTATACCGTCAATGACAAGCTCACTCTTTACACACGTCTAAATAATCTGGCGGATCATCGTTACGAAGAGACCTATAGCTATTATTCCGAAGGCTTTAACACCTCTGTGGGTGGCGAGTACTGGTTCTAA
- a CDS encoding energy transducer TonB: MKLAYWIILSLVLHLLAVTALHWGATSMPAEPVEIVDLTVMDLPGAGATPKEVTPLTPTPRPPSPTPQTSSTDEPTKPAVATPSALEADSSPTSTAGSEFSGGTASYGEITRFPKVKKEIKAQYPEEAKKAGVDGPVVLEIIIDKAGQVRDVKLVSGPGHGLNESAIEALRKFEFQPAFKGEESVAVKIRYTYRFKLEVN; encoded by the coding sequence TTGAAACTAGCGTATTGGATTATTTTATCACTTGTCTTGCATTTACTGGCTGTAACGGCTTTGCACTGGGGTGCGACCTCAATGCCTGCCGAGCCCGTTGAGATTGTTGATCTTACAGTCATGGACTTGCCAGGCGCGGGAGCAACGCCAAAGGAAGTCACGCCTTTAACGCCGACTCCTCGCCCCCCTTCGCCGACGCCCCAGACCTCTTCTACGGATGAGCCAACAAAGCCCGCGGTGGCGACACCTTCTGCGCTAGAAGCGGATTCCTCGCCAACATCCACCGCCGGCAGTGAGTTTTCCGGTGGCACGGCCTCGTACGGCGAAATCACGCGCTTTCCGAAGGTAAAAAAAGAAATCAAGGCCCAGTACCCGGAAGAGGCGAAAAAAGCCGGCGTCGATGGTCCCGTGGTTTTAGAGATTATCATCGACAAAGCGGGTCAAGTGCGCGATGTGAAATTAGTGAGCGGTCCCGGCCATGGCCTGAACGAGTCGGCGATTGAGGCTTTGCGAAAATTCGAGTTTCAACCTGCTTTCAAAGGCGAAGAATCTGTTGCCGTTAAGATTCGCTACACCTATAGATTTAAATTGGAAGTTAACTAG
- a CDS encoding putative sulfate exporter family transporter, whose translation MNSQKIARILFPFAAVLCFHPAVSSALALIAGMVLALTLGNPYQERTKVWTSQLLSLAVVGLGAGMNLITVGQVGARGIGYTVVGIAVGLLLGTLMGRLLKVEKNTSTLITVGTTICGGSAIAAVAPVIRARPPEVSVALGTVFLLNALALFIFPQIGHHFNLSETQFGLWSALAIHDTSSVVGASLQYGPHALEVGTTVKLARALWIVPIALGIGLLYKNQGQQAGEAKAKRPWFILGFLIMAGIMTWVPALQPVGHGVEWVAKRLLVLTLFLIGGNLTRQTVKSVGIKPFIMGVALWIVMATGSLAAILEGWVH comes from the coding sequence ATGAATTCTCAAAAAATCGCTCGTATTCTTTTTCCTTTTGCCGCCGTACTTTGCTTTCATCCGGCTGTTTCTTCCGCCTTAGCGCTGATTGCTGGGATGGTCTTAGCTTTGACTCTGGGCAATCCTTATCAAGAGCGCACGAAGGTTTGGACGTCGCAATTGCTTAGCCTTGCGGTGGTTGGATTGGGCGCCGGCATGAACTTGATCACCGTAGGACAAGTTGGAGCCCGGGGCATCGGCTATACCGTCGTCGGAATTGCCGTCGGTCTTTTATTGGGCACTTTGATGGGCCGTTTATTGAAGGTGGAAAAGAACACCTCCACTTTGATTACTGTGGGAACCACCATCTGCGGAGGCAGCGCCATCGCCGCCGTGGCGCCGGTGATTCGCGCGCGTCCACCGGAAGTTTCGGTGGCTTTAGGAACGGTGTTTTTGCTGAATGCTTTAGCCCTGTTTATTTTTCCTCAGATTGGTCATCATTTTAATTTGAGTGAAACCCAATTCGGTCTGTGGAGTGCGTTGGCTATTCATGATACCAGCTCTGTCGTTGGCGCCAGTCTGCAATACGGTCCTCACGCTTTGGAAGTGGGAACGACCGTCAAGCTGGCTCGGGCTTTGTGGATTGTGCCGATCGCGTTGGGTATCGGACTGCTATATAAAAATCAGGGACAACAGGCTGGCGAAGCGAAAGCCAAACGGCCATGGTTTATTCTGGGATTCTTAATCATGGCGGGAATTATGACTTGGGTGCCTGCATTGCAGCCGGTGGGTCATGGAGTTGAATGGGTGGCGAAAAGACTTCTGGTTCTGACTCTTTTTCTGATCGGCGGAAACCTTACTCGGCAAACGGTCAAAAGTGTTGGTATCAAGCCATTTATTATGGGCGTGGCACTTTGGATTGTGATGGCCACTGGATCTTTAGCCGCAATTCTTGAGGGTTGGGTCCACTAA